Part of the Amblyomma americanum isolate KBUSLIRL-KWMA chromosome 7, ASM5285725v1, whole genome shotgun sequence genome, GTGAAAGTAGCAGTAAGCGTGGGTTTACAACACAGACCAATAAGGAGATAAACAGAAGACGGCACGGCTTAGCGCACGGCGAGTATCGCTGTTACTTGTAGTGCTTGCAGCCTTACACTCTGGTGTCAGTTTTTAAAGCACACCTCGTCTGATCGCCATGAGCCTGTCGTGGTCGccagaataaaacaaacaacGCAAGCTGGAGTATAAACAAATTTAATGAGACAAAGAGGGACGTGCAGTTCAGGTTTGTTCCTTGTTGGTCACCGTAAAAGCTGCGGTAGTCAGCGTCCCAATCAGGTTTCACACCGCAAGGCGGGGTTTGAGGCGGCGGTCGACGATTACTCTTCTAGATGTGTCTTAAATGTTTTCGTAAGTACGTCGGCATAACGAAATGTATCCACGTGTGCTGTAATGGAGCGTCAGTCAGGACAGGTAGTAGGccgcacagatttttttttattaacacaTGACACACTTCTTCTGTAGAACTTGTTCTTAAGCTGCTGAATTTTCATGCGAAAGGCAATGATGAATCGGAGGAAACACTGAGAACACACAGAAAGAGGCGAATGTATGGCGTTCTGCGTGTATTTATTCCCTTTCCGCCAATTCCTCTTTGCCAGTGCAAGTGTATGTGGGCTCCTCGTGTGCGAGTACTCGTCGACAGCCGAGCCGCATTGTAGCGTTACGTCATGGGCTTCGCTCAGTTGACGCACTGGCTTTCTGGTACGCAGCCGGTTGAGTGGGGCAGGAATCCAGCCTTGCAAGCGCAGCCGGCTCGAACACACGCCTGGTGACAAAGCAGCACCGGTCCCGTGGCGTTGCAATAGCGCGGACAGTTGGACAGGCACGACCTGTATTCCTCGTTGGGCCCGCATTCTTGTGCGCACACCTGGCGAGTAACGCAGCGCCCTCCCTCGGTTTGCCTACAAAACCGAACGACATAGAGGTCAGTCAGGAAATGAAGCTCTTTCCCGCGGACCAAAGAAAAGGGGAAATCAGATGTGACACAAAAACAATGTGTCAGGAACGCTGATTAAAGAGTCCACTGTTTCAGTCAAGCAAGCGCTGTTGCCTCAGTACATGCTATAAGTGCCTCGCTTGAGAGAGCATCATAGGCATACCGATAAAGAAGTGCGGTCTGTCCTGAATTAGTGCGAAGTCGATTTCTATGGCTTATACGGAACTCCACTGCGAGAATATCACTCATTGCAGTGGAATCGTAGTATGTTAATTGTGTGACCGCAAAGCattgaaactagaaaaaaaaagtgagacgACACTTATCACTGGTTAACGCAagattcagtgacagctgttaTGGTATTTGTATTTTGCTATGTGTTGTGGTGGAGATATGAGAGCGACCTCACAGCTGTATAGTTCTAGGGcactctttttagttttccacgCAGAGTTGTTTTATGTCTAGGCCAGCTCTCCAGTCAGCCGCTCAAGAAGCTCAGCGCCGCCGGTGATTTCTCCTCGAACTGAGCGTTTCCCGGCACATGTTGCAGATGGTACGGCGCTGCATTTCTCCGCTTTCACCATACCTTTCCTCCTGCGTCCACGGTAACCACGTTCTGGATAGTTACTGTGGTACATCTTTCTGCACTCTCGCCGTGCCCTTTCTATCACGGCAACCCTCCTTCTCCTTCTAAGGTAACTACCTTCAtgttggttcccatggcaaccgcGTACGAATTGCACCTTTTCACGCTATCGCCACAACCTCTTCCTCCCATGTTAACCATTTTACGGGCGGTTACCGTTGTAACTATCCTCTGGTTACGCCTTCCTACGCTCTCACCTTAAAGCCTCCTTTCATGGTATCCCCCCTCGTCCTGCCAGGGTAACTACCCTGCGGGTGGTTTCCGTGGCAACCGCCAACTTTCTTACGCTCTTGCTATACCCTCCTCCATCGAGGGTAACCATCCTCCGGTTGGGGATTCCTCCGCTCTCTCGATGCCCCCCTACTTCTACGGTAGCcaccctccgagtggttcccatggcaacgcaccaaCCTGTTACACCGACGACTACGACAGACAACAACATCGTACTGTGACGCGACATCAAGGAACAAGCGCTtagcagctctcgctgtaaaaagaGTGAAGGTATGTCTCGAATGCGGTACGTGCACACGTATATGCGGTACGTGAAATAACGTGAAGTTATTTTTGAGATCTGCGAGCTGATAAGCTCGAGTGCTTAGTCGACTTGCTGTCTTGTGCCCGACGTCTGTTTCGCATTGCGCCTGCTACCACGGCCAGCAGTTTCTACCATCACGAAGCAAACGTCACCATTAAAGGCGTTAGGAATACAATTATTGTGGCGTTTCTTTGTGTTGTTAGCCGTTCCGAATTCGCTTACCTTACGAAACCAGGGTGACAGACGCATCCTGGCCGTCCGATATTGTTGCAGGAAAACGGTTCTCCAGAATTGtagcaggtggcgtcacagcgtGAAACGCTAG contains:
- the LOC144099118 gene encoding SCO-spondin-like, with protein sequence MKLSACGVISLVSIILVPAVVVAVSQCGENEEFQASVSRCDATCYNSGEPFSCNNIGRPGCVCHPGFVRQTEGGRCVTRQVCAQECGPNEEYRSCLSNCPRYCNATGPVLLCHQACVRAGCACKAGFLPHSTGCVPESQCVN